From the Mycobacterium noviomagense genome, the window CGACGCGTAGATCACTTTGTCGGGTCCGCGTGTTCGCATGTAGTGCAGCAGGCTTTCCGGTAGGCGCTTGGGCGACCAGGCCGACGTCATCAGGCGAAGGTTCCGGTACTTGATCAGTAGCCGGATCGCAACGTCCCACCATGGGTCGGCTCCGTGGATCATGCACAACCGCAGTTCGGGAAAGCGGACGCACACTCGGTCCAGATGCATGGGATGCTGCACGTCGCCGGGGATGGGCGGGCCGGGGATACCGGTGTTAATGCACAACGGCAGGTCGAGTTCGGCGCACTTGGCGTAGAGCGGGTAGTAGACGGCGTCGCTGGGCGGGTACTGCCCGTCGCCCCAGAAGCTCGGCCCGACCACGGCGTAGGCGACCGGGAGACCTTTGACGACCGCGGTCAGTTCTCGCAGCGGCTGTACCGGTCGCAGCAGGTTGACTCCGCCCATCGCCAGTGCGAACCGTTCCGGTTCGGCCGCAACGAATTTGCGTGCGGTTGTCGACGGATTGGCGAGTGAGTCCATCAGGATCGCCTTCTGTACGCCCTGCTCGTCCATTTCGTCGAGCAGTTCGGCCAGCTCGACCGGCTCGAACATCGACTTCGGACCCTTGAAGTAGTCGTCTCGGACCTTGAGCATCCAGCTCGGCTGCTTTTCGGATTCCCCGAAATGCACGTTGACCAGACAGTCGATCGCCTTGTGCGTCATGGTGCACCTTGCAGAATGGTCTGTTTCGCCACTTGCTTGGCCCATCGGTAGTTGGGCTTGCCGTTGCCGAGGCGCTGGATCTCGTCAACGACGATGAACGCCTTGGGCGCTTTGAAATTCGCCAATTGCGCGGTGCAGAAGCTAGACAGTGCCTGCTGACTGAGGTCACCGTCTGAGCCAGGGCGTGTCGCGATCAGCGCGACGACTTCTTCGCCCCACCGCTCGCTCGGGCGCCCGACCACCAATGCATCGGCGATGCCCGGGTGTGCCCGCAGCACTTCCTCGACCTCTTCGACGAAAACCTTTTCGCCTCCTGTGTTCACGACCAACGAATCACGACCGAATAATCGGATGGTGCCGTCTTTCTCGATGGTTGCCCGGTCCCCCGATATCACGACACGCTGGCCTTCGACCTCCGGGAATGTGCGCTCGGTTGCTTCGGCATCGTCGAAGTAGCCAAGTGGGATCCGCCCGGTCCTCGCTGCCCACCCGACCTCTGGGTCACCGGGCAGCAGGAACCGGCTGAGATCCGCGGATACCACCGCTCCCCCAGTCCTGAGTTCGAAAGTGCTGCTCTCGCTTCCGCCCTTACTGTGCCCGAACCCCAAGTTTCCGGTTTCCGACGATCCGTAGCCGTCGATGACTGTGACGTGCGGCAGGTGCTCCATCAGCGCTTGCTTGTACTTCGAGTTGGTTGCCGCCCCTCCGGTGCCGATGGCGTAAAGCGACGACAAGTCATGCGAGCCACGCTTGAGTTCGGCGACGAGCGGGCCGGCGTAGGCGTCGCCGACCATCGTGATCATGCCCACTTTTTCGCGTTCCGCGGTTTGCCACACCACGCGGGGATCCAGCTTGGTGCGGTTGTCGTACAGAATGACGCCCAGTCCGTTGAAGATCGCCGAGAACGCGGTCCACATTCCTGCCGCATGCATCAGCGGTGACACGGCGAACCACGGCTGCCCGCCGGTGCGCACCTTCGCGTGGATCTCCTCCACGCTCGCGTGATCGGCTCCGGTCATCGACGCGACGTACATGTCGCTTTGGCGCCACAACACTCCTTTCGGGCGTCCGGTCGTGCCGCCGGTACACATCATGATCAGATCGTCAGGCGAGCCGATGGTCGGGTCAGCGCTCGCGGTTGCCAAGGCCTTATCCAGCGAAATAGCCTCTGGCAGTTGCGAAACGGTGCTCCCGTCCTCGATCGACACCAGTAGATCGGCGCCGGCAGGCAACACTTCGGCGAACCGTGCGCCGAGCGAGCGATGGTAGACGATGCCTCGCGGTCGCACGTATTCGAGCAGCTCGCGGATCTCACGCGGTGAGTAGTAGTGGTTGACATTGACGGGAACGGCGCGTGCTTTGAGACAGCCGATCACCATGTCGGGGTACAGATCGTTGTACATGATCAGCGCTACCCGATCCTGGCCGCACTCCCAACGGTTGAGCATCTCTCGCGGGCGATGCACACCAAAGCCGTTGCTCGTTAAGAAGTTTGCGAATCGCGTAGTGCGCAGCGCCGACTCGCCGAAACTACTTCGCCGATTAGCGCACACCGTCATCAGGCGGTCTGGAATGACATCTGCGATGGCATCCAGCACCGCGCCGATCGTCCACTCGGGCATGACGCTACGCCGCCGACGCCACCTTGACGCCAAGAAGATCTAACGCGTTGTCTCGCATAACTTTTTGAATGTCATCCTCGCTGAACCCGACTAGTTCTTCTGTAAACGACACGGGGTCTGCGAGGCCTTCGCCGTGCGGCCAGTCCGAGCCGAACAGTATTTTGTCCACACCGATAACATCGGCCAAGGCTGCCAAGTCATCCTCGTAATATGGAGCGATCCAGACGTGGTTGCGCAGCTGCTCCACCGGATCTTCGGGGAACAGGCGCGGATGATTGTTTGCGGCCTTCTTCAGCCGCTTGATCAGCCGGTACACGAAATACGAGCCGTTCTCGATGCTCACCACCTTCAGTCGTGGATGGCGGGTGAACACACCGTGCGCAATCATCGAGGCCATCGTGTCGTGAATTGCTCGGTCGTCGACGAGTATCTGGTCCAACGGATCAGGCTTCGAAGCGAACGGCTCGAACGTGGATTTCCCACCCCACATCGCGGCCACCTGTAGATAGCCGCTGTCGCTCAAGTGGAAACCGACCGGAACCCCTGCCTCTGCCAGCCTCGCCCAAACCGCGTCATGGATGGGATCCCCGAGCGACCGCGGCTTGACCACACCGGGTACCGGTGCCGGCCGCACCAGTACCAGCTTCGCGCCCCGCGCCAACACAAACTCGACCTCTTCACGGGCCTTGTCCGGGTCGGCCAGCGAGATGATCGGCGCCGCGACGATCCGGTGGTCGGGCCGGTCGAAGCCCCAGTCCTCGTCGAGCCACACGTTGAACGCGTGGACCGACGCCATGGTCGCCTCGATGTCGTTCTTGAGCGCTTCTTCGACGCCGCAGGCGAATGTCGGCAGCATGAACACGGTCTCGATGCCCTGGGTGTCCATCACCGTGATGCGGGCTTCGCGGTTTTGGTACTCGGGGTGATCCGCCAGCCGCTCGACCTTCATCAGCGAGGCCGGGTCGACGCCCTCTGGTACCTCGCCACGGAACAGCAGATCCAGGCAGCCCGGGGCGATGATCGGGTCGAACGTCGGGTTGGCGATGAAGCGGTTGACCCGCTCTCCGATGACGGCATAGGTGTGCTTGCCGTCGGTGAGCATCTGAACGCCGCGGCGCTTGAACTTCTTGTCCAAGTGGCGGGTAAAGGCGTCCAGCGGCTCGTAGTAATGGTTGTCCACGTCAATCGGCTTGTAGCCCAAGCTAGTCATGGTCATCCTCTCGGTAGCGCACGCTATCGGCCTCATTACTCGGATGAGGCCAGTCCCGGGAAATTGGGCGCTCGTTTTTCGAAGAAGCTCGTAATGCCCTCGATGACGTCGGGCCGCAACAGCGACGCATGGAGCAAGGCCTCGGCACGTGCGGTCGCGTCGTCGACGTCTCGACTGGCATCGCCATAGGCTTGCCGCTTGATGACGGCCATCGAAGCCGGCGAGCAATTGCGGGCGATGTCCTCGGCGTAGTCCAGAACACGCGTCATCAATTGGTCGGGGGCGACAACCTCCTTGACCAAACCGAGCTCGACCGCCTCGTCTGCGAGGAAGGTGCGGCCGCTCAGTAGCAAATCGAGTGCAACTCCCCAGCCGGTTAAGCGCGGCAGGATCCACGAGATGCCGTACTCCGCAATCAGGCCTCGGCGCGCGAATGATGCGGCGAATTTTGCACCGGCAGCGGCGAACCGCACATCACACATCAGCGCCAGCGTGAGGCCGATTCCCACACAGGAACCATTGACGGCGGCGATAACCGGTTTGCGCAAAGTAGTCAGGAAATGCGGTTGCCGTTCGCCGACCAACTCGCTCAAGGCCCGCTCGTCAGTGTTCTCCAGCGACTTGCCTACCGATTCCATCGAGCCCAGCTGGGCACCCGCGCAGAACGCCTTGCCGCTCCCAGTCACGACGATCACCCGGACAGCCGGATCGTCATCGGCACGCTCGAGGCTCGAGTAGAAGGCACCGGCAATGTCGCCGCCCCACGTGTTGAGCCGCTCCGGCCGGTTCAGCGTGAGCACCGCAACACCGCTGTCCGTTGGTTCGTAGCGCACCGCGTCGTCCTGACCGGCGGAGGCGTCGGCCGCAGCAGCGACGTCGTCGGCGGTGCTCATCAGAGCGTCTCCTCAATCCCGGGCCGCTGGCTCCAGCGTCTTTGTACCCATACTGTATACCTATCGGTACAGCATTCCGCAACTGCCGGAACCCGTACGACCAGGGTAAAACCCGCGGCTGTTGGCCTGTCGTCTACGGCGCGATGAGACCGCGGCGACGATAGGCATTCTGGATCTGTTCTTTAGCCGCCGCAGGCAATTCCGCTTGCGGCGGCCGGGAATGCGGATAGTCCCCCACCGGCAGGCCAAGAAGCGACGCCGCGTACTTGAAGGCACCGCCCCAATGGGTGAAGTAATCGGATCGTCCGGGATAGCAGGTGAACCACGAGCCGAGGTCTATGTCGAACTGGTCCAGACCTGAATCCCGGCCGTAATCCATCGCCTCGACGAGCTTGTCGTTGACGATCAGGTCCCAGTACTCGGTAAGCAACCGCCGGTCGGGAGTTTCGAACAAGTAGCCAGCGGTGCCTAACTGTGCGGGGCAGACGATTCCGGCGCGGAGCCATCCCGCGCGATACACCGTTTTGTCGCATTCCCAGATCACCAGGCCAGGTGCCATCTCATGCAGCAGCCGGCTGGCGGCGGGCCGGAAGGCGCCCTCCTTGGTGGCGCAGACCGCCGGCACCTCGTGGTAGATCTGCGCGCTCTCGGCGGGCGTCAACACGTAGCCCGACGACGGTGAATTGAACATGCCCAGCGCGATGTCCGTACGGTCGGCGATGTAGCGGAAGAACCGCAGCACGCCTTCGCCGCCATGCACTTCCATCATCGGGGTCTGGATGTAGGCGATATCGGCGCCCAACTGCTGTGCGTGCAGTGTCAGATCCAGACAGTCTTTAGCCGACATCGCTGCGGTGCAGGCCTGCACGACGACGTCGGGGTTGATGCTGCGGGCTTCTTCGATTGCCACTTCCAGCAACTGCTTTCGCTCTGCGAGTGTCAACGACCAGAACTCGGCGATGCCGCTGGTGCACCACAACATCGGGTGCCCCAGGTCACCGACGCAGTAGCGCACCAGCGTCCGGTAGGCCGCCCAGTCGATGTCGTCGCCGTCGATGCCACAAAACGGGGTGTACAGGGAGTCGCCGATTCCCCGTAGAGCGCTGCGGGCCCAGGCTCGCGCCTCGCCAGCCGTTGCCATCACGCCTCCTGTTAGGTGAAGTCGGAACCACCGTCGACGTTCACGTTGGCTCCGGTCATGTAGGAATTCCGCCGCGACGCCAAAAACGCCACCACAGGCCCGATTTCGTCCGGTAGGCCGGCGCGTGGCAGGTGGGCTGGATGCCCGAAGTGCTTGGCGATGGCGTCCATCAACTGGTATGGGTCGTCGCCGTCGACTCCGACCGACTTCGCCCAACCGACCAGCGATTCGGATGCGATGCTGCCAGGAGAGACGACGTTGACCAGGATCTCGTCCTTTGCCAGGAGCAACGACAAGTTCTTGGAGATGCTTGTCAACGCTGCTTTGGCGGCGGTGTAGGCGGGCAGCACGACACTTTGCCGCTGGGTTGAGTGTGCCGAGAAGTTGACGATCCGCGCCCACTCGGCCTTGCGCAGCAGCGGAAGTGCCGAACGAACGCAGTGCACCATCCCCATCACGCCGTCGTCGAAAGCCTGGCGCCACTGCTCGTCGGTCAGGTCCTCGAAGCTGCCGACCGTACCCGGACCGACCGCGTTGACGAGCACGTTTAGTTCGCCGCTCCACCGCTCGCCGAGTTCGGCGAACACCTTGTCGACCTGTGCGGTGTCACGGACGTCGGCGACCATGCCGAGCGCATCCGGGCTGCCCTGCTGACGTAGCTCTTCGGCCGCCCGATCCAGGTCGGCCCGCGATCGAGCGACGACCGCCACCCGGGCACCATCGGATGCCAGGCACCGCGCAGTGGCCACCCCCATCCCGCGAGCCCCGCCGACCACCACCGCGGTCGCGTCTTTCAGCCCTAAATCCATCGGTATGCCTGCTCGCCGTTCACTGCTGCCGCAGCTACCAAAAAGCCTACGATAGGCATTACAGTAGCAGAGGGAAGCGCCGACATACCCGCGTAGCCGCAGTTCAGGCACAACTACCGGTAGATTCGGGTTACGCCGGCTCGCAGCGC encodes:
- a CDS encoding amidohydrolase family protein, whose protein sequence is MTSLGYKPIDVDNHYYEPLDAFTRHLDKKFKRRGVQMLTDGKHTYAVIGERVNRFIANPTFDPIIAPGCLDLLFRGEVPEGVDPASLMKVERLADHPEYQNREARITVMDTQGIETVFMLPTFACGVEEALKNDIEATMASVHAFNVWLDEDWGFDRPDHRIVAAPIISLADPDKAREEVEFVLARGAKLVLVRPAPVPGVVKPRSLGDPIHDAVWARLAEAGVPVGFHLSDSGYLQVAAMWGGKSTFEPFASKPDPLDQILVDDRAIHDTMASMIAHGVFTRHPRLKVVSIENGSYFVYRLIKRLKKAANNHPRLFPEDPVEQLRNHVWIAPYYEDDLAALADVIGVDKILFGSDWPHGEGLADPVSFTEELVGFSEDDIQKVMRDNALDLLGVKVASAA
- a CDS encoding SDR family NAD(P)-dependent oxidoreductase, translating into MDLGLKDATAVVVGGARGMGVATARCLASDGARVAVVARSRADLDRAAEELRQQGSPDALGMVADVRDTAQVDKVFAELGERWSGELNVLVNAVGPGTVGSFEDLTDEQWRQAFDDGVMGMVHCVRSALPLLRKAEWARIVNFSAHSTQRQSVVLPAYTAAKAALTSISKNLSLLLAKDEILVNVVSPGSIASESLVGWAKSVGVDGDDPYQLMDAIAKHFGHPAHLPRAGLPDEIGPVVAFLASRRNSYMTGANVNVDGGSDFT
- a CDS encoding acyl-CoA synthetase, with the protein product MPEWTIGAVLDAIADVIPDRLMTVCANRRSSFGESALRTTRFANFLTSNGFGVHRPREMLNRWECGQDRVALIMYNDLYPDMVIGCLKARAVPVNVNHYYSPREIRELLEYVRPRGIVYHRSLGARFAEVLPAGADLLVSIEDGSTVSQLPEAISLDKALATASADPTIGSPDDLIMMCTGGTTGRPKGVLWRQSDMYVASMTGADHASVEEIHAKVRTGGQPWFAVSPLMHAAGMWTAFSAIFNGLGVILYDNRTKLDPRVVWQTAEREKVGMITMVGDAYAGPLVAELKRGSHDLSSLYAIGTGGAATNSKYKQALMEHLPHVTVIDGYGSSETGNLGFGHSKGGSESSTFELRTGGAVVSADLSRFLLPGDPEVGWAARTGRIPLGYFDDAEATERTFPEVEGQRVVISGDRATIEKDGTIRLFGRDSLVVNTGGEKVFVEEVEEVLRAHPGIADALVVGRPSERWGEEVVALIATRPGSDGDLSQQALSSFCTAQLANFKAPKAFIVVDEIQRLGNGKPNYRWAKQVAKQTILQGAP
- a CDS encoding dihydrodipicolinate synthase family protein; protein product: MATAGEARAWARSALRGIGDSLYTPFCGIDGDDIDWAAYRTLVRYCVGDLGHPMLWCTSGIAEFWSLTLAERKQLLEVAIEEARSINPDVVVQACTAAMSAKDCLDLTLHAQQLGADIAYIQTPMMEVHGGEGVLRFFRYIADRTDIALGMFNSPSSGYVLTPAESAQIYHEVPAVCATKEGAFRPAASRLLHEMAPGLVIWECDKTVYRAGWLRAGIVCPAQLGTAGYLFETPDRRLLTEYWDLIVNDKLVEAMDYGRDSGLDQFDIDLGSWFTCYPGRSDYFTHWGGAFKYAASLLGLPVGDYPHSRPPQAELPAAAKEQIQNAYRRRGLIAP
- a CDS encoding amidohydrolase family protein, yielding MTHKAIDCLVNVHFGESEKQPSWMLKVRDDYFKGPKSMFEPVELAELLDEMDEQGVQKAILMDSLANPSTTARKFVAAEPERFALAMGGVNLLRPVQPLRELTAVVKGLPVAYAVVGPSFWGDGQYPPSDAVYYPLYAKCAELDLPLCINTGIPGPPIPGDVQHPMHLDRVCVRFPELRLCMIHGADPWWDVAIRLLIKYRNLRLMTSAWSPKRLPESLLHYMRTRGPDKVIYASDWPVLRMRRVVPEALALDVPPEVLDNYLYNNAQAFFFGERQER
- a CDS encoding enoyl-CoA hydratase: MSTADDVAAAADASAGQDDAVRYEPTDSGVAVLTLNRPERLNTWGGDIAGAFYSSLERADDDPAVRVIVVTGSGKAFCAGAQLGSMESVGKSLENTDERALSELVGERQPHFLTTLRKPVIAAVNGSCVGIGLTLALMCDVRFAAAGAKFAASFARRGLIAEYGISWILPRLTGWGVALDLLLSGRTFLADEAVELGLVKEVVAPDQLMTRVLDYAEDIARNCSPASMAVIKRQAYGDASRDVDDATARAEALLHASLLRPDVIEGITSFFEKRAPNFPGLASSE